In the genome of Primulina eburnea isolate SZY01 chromosome 13, ASM2296580v1, whole genome shotgun sequence, the window CCGTGATATTGGACTCTATTTTTTTCCCCGCGACGGAGGGAGGTTTGCCTTTTAATTGAGTTCATGTGCTACAGCAACCCCCGTTCTCTTCTTCAACATTCTGCACTCTAATACAGTAATAAActattttttctttaatttgcaGAGCTGTGAACTATAGTTCCTTGCTGGAGTCCCTTAGTCTGAAAGAATTGGCTTTGAGGAAAAAGATTGATGATGTTGAGCTTGTGGTTTTTACATCAGCTCTTCTGCCCATGAATTGTCAATGTAATTCTTGCCGGTGTAGATGTCTTTGTTTTATATGACTTTTCATATCTGTCTTCTTTAGTCTACTCCCTCCTCTGGATTTTGCGTCTTGCTGTTTGTTATGATTTGTTACTTACAAACACCAAAGTCTTAGTAAGTTAGGCGGTTCAAGACCTTGACAAATAAGCACATTGATGGGGGATAGTGGGAGACCAATGAAAACTTGGTTAGCAACAATAAAACATGATAAAGTTTATTTAAATATAGATGGTAATTTACTACTGGATTGAGGATCCATATAACGGCCCCACTTAGTGAGATAAATGCTTGATTGTTGTTTTTGTAACGACTTAGTCGAACTTGGAGCAACATATGAACCTTTATTTTTTAATCGCTTTTGCTTATTTTTGCCAggacagattttttttttttagctaTGAAAGATTTATTTTTTAGCTATGAAGTATCTTATGGTGTTTTTAGTCTCAACAGTTGAGGCAAGTATAGAATTCAATATTTTGAACTCGAGAGTATTTTTTCTGAACCCTTCGCTCTTAATTTATAGATATCGTGTTGCATTCATTCTGTTCTATCATAggatattatttcaaatttggTTTTCTTGTAAAAGAAAACGGAGCTTAGTCAAGAATGATGGATTGTTGTTCAAACATTGAATGATACAAGGCTCGGACACTGAAAAATTTGTAAACTCAAAAATCATCTGATAATTTTGCCTTCTTGGATTTGCATACAGATTGGAAAGGAAAGTACTTCCTATGGGGAGTATTTCACCATCTGAAACGAGATACCACGGTACGACGTGTAGTTGACATGAATGAGGGAGACTGTAGTGAGGAGGTAGACATGGAAATCGACATGATTGGTGGGGTGAACGTAGGAAGATTGGATGTTGCTGTACAAAAAGACCATCCTGGAAAGGATTGTAAGAGTTGCGAAGACAACCACTCAACTGCCAGTCCCTTGCCTGGATTCGGCTCAAAGATAGATTCTGGTTCAAGACTTTTGAGTTCTGTGGCCAGAGTACTTTCGTCAGATGTCAAGATAGGGCCACCTGACGACATTCCTCCGGGATTCGAGGAGGAATATAACGGTAGAGTTCGGGACACAACTATTGACAACAATACCTGCATTGGTGTTGGGAGGAATAGTTGAGACCAGCTTTATTTTATTCTCTTCTTGTGAaggtcaaatttgatttttaaggTTTAGAGTAGATCCTAGGCTCGTAAACTACTGCGTTAATCTAGTAGTTCTCCTAATCTAGTATTCGTCCAATAGAACTACAAGGAAATACAGATACAGGAATGTAAAAACAAAAATCTTGTTCTTGAAACATTAGCATGTTGGTCAACATCGAACCAACTTGCTTTGATGCATATAGCTGTGTATCGTTACAAGTTAAATTAATATAGTTATAATAAAATACTTTTcatattttaattcaattttaattCGCAAGAAAATATATATGCAAGAGTGGGTACAAGTTACAACATATGAAAGTGTGATAATATTTGGGGAGTGGGGCTAGGAAAAATTAATTTGCAAAAATAATTGATTATTAAGAAACTAAAAGCACAATATTTATTAACAAATTGATAATAACAATATTTTAGTATGTTGTGACATACATTAAGAAAAGTTTGAAAAATGAGAAACAAAAAAAAGACACTGCGAACCAAAATGCAGGGAAAATGTTGTGAAATTGATATATTATTCCTGGTTAATCTTGTAATGAACGTTATCGTTTATCATCAATAAACGTGACAAATTTTACATGTAAAAAAATAGCCATTAGACCAAATTAAATAGATACGGTATTTAATGAAAACTATTAAACAAAAAGATCGTAAAATTATTAACGAGTGAGATTCAAAATAATTGTTTTATCTCATTATATTTTCTATATAAAatgttaataattaaaaattttgaaaactgaGAGAAAGTTTGAGGAAAAAACCGGAGGGGGAGAGTATTTTGGGTGTCCACCCAACCCCTTCGCCCCCCACTTCCTTTCAAGTTTCATCCAAGTAGTTGGGAGGCCTCAAAAAAGTATCTTATCGAAGTAAAAAAATGAGATTCGAGCCGATTCATGCACATAGTTCACAATCAAAGTAATGTTGGAAACAATGACGAGTTTGATTTTTCGTTGCGTACGTTGTAATATATAGTCATATAGAAAATGACAtaacattaaaaatatgatACGCGATAGTCGCCACAAAGTAAATTCTATATAATGtataaaaaaatgaatatttttttatttaaaagaataCAAATTATATTGTTACAAATAGTTATAACCCATAGCGATCGGATGAAAAAGTCAAGGAGAATCGGCACTCAATCTCGATCTCGTCTTTTCTCCTTTTCAACTTTAAGAAGAACCCACAATACACTCTTTTATGTTTGACTCTATAATTGGGAAAAAGTAGAGCCCGACATGTTATAATTGTTTGCGCAGCATATAAAGCTTTGTTTCATTAAAATCAGAGAAACTAAAATATTGAGAGATTTAATtctaaatatattttatcatGCATATGtaaaagatatataatattaggaAAATTTTGCGAGTAAGCCAACATATGTCGATCATCGTCCCTCTGAAACAATGGATTTTTTAAAAgttcaaaaatcaaatttaaattaagtgaAATATATAAATCCGTGTACAGATTCCAAACAAGCGATGCGATGTATTTCCAGATCAAATACTTTCATCAGAAAATTCGATGCTGGCCTTCTTCGGATAGTAATTGAAGGCTAACATGCATGATCCATGTCGTTTCAATGCAAAAAAATGGGTTTTATTAGATGGAGCGGATGTGTTATATATAATACTAACAAGCTAGCTAGCATCGAATTTTTTCATCAATCCAAGTACAACTTTAAGTTTTTCGATTATTTCTCAGCACCTACTTAATTTGTCACATGCATACACAATTAATTATGAAATAACAGCTATTTTTTTGCCCCCTTTGCTTGTGTTCTTTTGATTGTTCCTTTATTTAAGACAAAGATACGATAAAGCAACGATTAAAGGAAAGTAAAAGGAGTAAAGAAGGCTACTTGAGTACTGAAGTTAAAGATATATGGAACCaaatttcattattattttatactTTTCTTGACTTGGAGTGAAAGCCAAAATGAAAATTGCACAAAACCCATGCATCATGATTTCTGCGTTTTCGTATTGCTAACCCAAGTCGATAACAATAACATATGTTCTCGATTAATAACTTAAATTGTTTTTGAACATTTTTTGTGCAATTTTTACTTAAATGCACCATGCAATGAATGTACGTGGTTCGAGTCATGTTCAACAGATTTGAGAATAAtgtatattttgatttttttgggtCCTATCAGAAATTAAATTAATTGCATTTATTTGCTTTCTCGAATTTACAATCATCACGCTTCCTGCAAAAAAtaggataaaataaaataaatttataatcccTACTGCAAGGGTTGATTTAGTAGTACAAGAATAGCTCATGATGCAAAATCAAATTTGCCACAGACAGACGAAaggtttattaaatatatattcacgTGAAGTATGCTGAATGTGAGGCATTGTTTCGATTATGATTATGAGTAACAAAGTTGTCGTTGGCTCCTTTGTGAATATTTATTGCAGCAAACTATATGGTTTTGGGAATGCGTGATCTCTTTATAAACACATGCACATGATTTTACTTCCATAAATGTACATACAAACGGAAatacaagaaaattttaaaaatgataaaaacAGTGTCACGTTTGTCTTCCAGCTACCAAGCTAACATTTCCATTCGACACAATTATTTTTTCTTTCCATCCGTCCTCGTCTACCTCAAACCATTCGACTATAAAAACCCCACTGACATGCACTTACAATCTCACCCTACTTTTGAACTGAAACCAAAAAAACCATGGTTTGTTCAAGGGCCATCTCCAAGAAAGTATGTGTGATCGGCGCGGGCCCATCCGGCCTCGTTACGGCCCGGGAGATGAGGAATGAAGGCCATGATGTGGTGGTTCTTGAACAAAATCATGATGTTGGAGGTCAATGGTTGTATAACCCTAAGGTGGAGGATGAAGATCCCTTGGGGAAAAATGATTCCTTGAAACTTCATAGTAGCATGTATTCGTCGTTGCGTGTAGCATCGCCAAGGGAGATTATGGGATTCACTGACTTCCCATTTGTGATCAAGAAAGATAGGGATGTGAGGAGATTTCCAGGTCACAGGGAAATCTTTTTATATTTGCAAGATTTTTGTGAGTACTTTGAGTTAAGGGAGATGATAAGATTTAACACCATTGTTGTGAACGTGGAGACGTTGGAGTATCCTGGAGTTTTAGGGAAAGATTTGAAGTGGGTGGTTAGGAGCAAGGAGGCGGAGAAAGAGGTGGAGGAAGTCTTCGACGCGGTGGTTGTAGCCACTGGACATTATTCTCAGCCTAGGTTGCCTAAAATTAAAGGTATAGAtaaatacacacacatatattatatagtgTATCAAACAATTTTTCTGTTGCTAGCTAGCTAGTATGTATATATTTCTGATAAAAAGAGTAATTATTTTcctaattataaatatatttttttcatttttctgtGGAAAAAAGGTAAACACAATTAGCACATTATAACAAGATATACGATTCAATTATGTTTCTTGGATTTCTTAGGAATGGACGTGTGGAGAAGAAAGCAACTGCATAGTCACATTTACAGGATCCCAGAACCTTTCAAGAATCAGGTAATAAcacatatttataaaatttcaaGTGATTtgcaaatatttgaaattcattgtgtTAATAAATTATACAAAAACTTAGTATATGATATATGAATAGAACTTGAAATTGATGTTTGGACGTTCCAGTGTATCCATAACTTTAGATTTGATTCAAGAGGGTTTTGAGTGTATGCAAAGAAACGTAacatttgatttcatttccttAAAGGCTTAGCCACTGCATGCGTTCTCGATCGAaccaactttttttaaaaaaaaaattatatctattatatatatattattatcattattatgtatttatgatcaaattatatataatttagaTTAAATCAACAGGTAGTTGTGGTCGTTGGAAGTTCATTAAGTGGGCAAGATATATCGATGGAGCTTGTTGATGTGGCAAAGAAGATTCACCTAAGTGCAAAATCCCTTACAATTTCTCAAGGTTTATCAAAAGTCATCTCCAAGTATGATAATCTCCACCTTCATCCCGAGGTACATAATATATTTTGTAACATTtaggaaaataaagataatcAATATATgatcaaattaaatatatatatatatatatatatatatatatatgtattctaATCTcgttataattaatttatttataatattcagTTTGATATGCGAAAAATGTACATAATAATGCAGATAGAATCATTGCATGAAGATGGGAAGGTTTTATTCAATGATGGATCGTGGGTCATTGCCGACACTATTATATACTGCACAGGGTACGTAAAAAATGTCATTTTTATCGAATTTATAATTTCGAACATTGTAATTAATGAagtattattaaaagaaaacaCTCTTATTAGTTACTAAGTACACTAATTAACCACTCATTTTGGTCATTTGGTTAAGGACCTTGTTGGTTTATTTAATCATTTGATTTAGTTATGATgcatatatatatgccatgacTGGGATTGTAAGAATATAATATTATGagaagaaataagaaattaacACAATTGGTGACATGTGTAGGTATTCATATTCATTCCCATTTCTTGACACCAAAGGAATTGTAGCGATAGATGATGACAGAGTTGGCCCACTATTTGAGCACACATTCCCTCCTTCACTAGCTCCTTCTCTATCATTTGTTGGAATCCCTAGAAAGGTGACATTATTTTCATTAGTCGGAAATTTGTTATAATCAGGTCTTGAATCGAGACTTTGTTCTAAATTTGTGATGTTGATGTCAGATGAGCTATAAGGCGTCGACTATATATAAAACTTTAATGTCTCAATGAGAATGAGTAATATACTTATTTTGCTGATTTGGGGTACTTTGTGATGGATGTAGCTTATAGGGTTTCCTTTCTTTGAAGCCCAAGCAAAATGGATTGCTCAACTGCTGTGTGGAAAAAGAAGGTTGCCATCATGGGATGATATGATGCTATCAATTGAAGAGTTCTATCAATCAAGGGATATTGCAGGGATTCCTAAGCACTATACTCACGATATCGCAAGTTTTGAGGTCAACTCAAGCTCAAAAGTTATATATATGCTGAGATTACTAATAAGAAcacaaaatgaaaatttcataTTATATGCAGTGTTGGAGCTAGATCAGAAATAATTATGGCGTCTCATGCCGCACAAAAATTTGTTAACCGTGATGAACTTGAAATTTTTTGTAAAACTTAAATTTTGTTCATCTGTATTTTAATGCAGTACTGTGACAAGTATGGAGATTACATAGGCTTCCCACATTTAGAGGAGTGGAGAAAAGAGCTTTGCCTTTCAGCTTTAAGAAATGCGGAGATCAACTTAGAGACATTTCGTGATGTATATCATGACGATGAAGAGATGCTGCAAAAAGCCTATCAAAGTTCTCACTTCACTCAGATTATTAACTGGTCCCATGATTAAGTATTTCcaatttttttatgctaaatggatgagatatatatatgcataataTATCAAGTGTTAATTATAATTGGattatttgaaaaaattgtATATGGTTTCAATATAATCATATGCAGATCTTATGCATACTTAATAATCCAACAGTAATTAACACAGATTAGGTCTCATCATGTATAGCATAGTACCATATTATCTAATCTCTGCATGAGTTATTTTATCTGTCTATCTATAACCAATATATGTATTCATTAATGTTTTTGGTGGTTGTAAACAAAGTTCATGATATGTAGGAATTCAAGAAGTATTTTACTtggttgtatttttttttttttttgtattgcttttgagaaaaaaatatgGGCATCGAGCTTGTTGAGCGAACTACATTCGCGAAACTATATTGTGTTTATTCTGATATACCAAACACCGTATAATATATCATATCGATAAATACTTATATCTATCAATTTTTTTGCAATCATATTACACATCCATGTATTTTGTTTAAGATTTTGCTTAATAAGAATAAaacattttgtttaaaaactaaGGCAATGCTTGCTATAAATAAGGATTTCTCGACAAGTTCTTTAGCAATCAGCCAATCACCATTTTTTTACAAGAATATTCTTTATCAGGAATTCCTACAGAATCTGATGACTGATCATGACTCACAATCTCAGTTCATCCTGACAAGCTAGTACAAAAGTTAGAACACAATGAATCAAGATTTTCACTTCCTCCCCTCACTGTAAAATAACTCAGCTGATAACTAGAAATTTACTAGCTCGACGCCTATGACCCTCTTGACGTTTCCTTATTTTTCCCCATCCGTCCAAGCACTTTTGCAAGAATCCCTGTTTATAATGGGTACGAGGTTGATGCCTCAATTTCGAGTCAAGTGATTTTTGAATGACATCCAAATGTTGTAATTTGTAACATTTTCCTGGTGTAGCACAAGCATTCTTGCTGGCATTTCTTTCCAGTAAACCTATTTTCCGGAGGTTCTTGTGCTGCTTTGTTCTATTTACACGGTCCCTTTCAAGCGAACCCACTATCTTACCAGTTTCTTTCTCCTTCTCGACGTAAAAATTATGTACATCAACTTGGAGAGATTGCGTCGTTGTGATAATCTCTATTTCTTGATCAACAGAAGCAACTACATCAGCAAACCAATAAAGAGTTTTATTCGAGTTTCCCACTGGCTCCGAGCTTGAATTCTTCGTATACTGTCCAATCCTCGATGTAGAAATCATAATTAAAGTTTCGGCTCCAATCATATCGAGTTCCATGACTGATTCTCCCTCCACTTGTTTGGAAAAAAGAGGGGCCTCGATTTGAATGTCCTTGGAAATTCCTTCAGAAGAAGAAATGTCAATCTCTGTGCTCGCACAAGCCTTCAAGTTCATCTTGTTAAAAgatataattccagcattttcAGAATCTCCAACTTTAATTTCCTCATTTATGTTCTCAATGctttcaaaagtaatctctgtTTCTGATATGCAACTGAGGGGTGTAGAATTTAAATCGATGTCCCAAGATGATGTTTTTTCAGCAGAGCTCCCTTGGCAGTTTACAAGTCTACAGTGTTTATAAAGTACAAGTTCCGGTTTTGTCTCCTCTCCAGAAAAACTCGAGTTACCATTCACGATGTTGTCGCCACAAGGTTCAGAAGGAGCAGAGGAACTTGACGTCATCGGTCCAAGAAATGCTGGTTTGTTCAAGTCAATCAAATAACTAGTTTTTTTTGGAGGATGAATGTCCGAGATTACACGACGAGCACTGAAACTTTCCTCTTCAACCTGCTCCCTCCCACTATCATGGCACAGATAAGCTGGAATTTCAAGATCCAAAATTTGTATATCGTGTATCTTGCTTCGGAAAGGGGTTGCTTCGATTCCATTAAAATTGGCTTTTGTAAGAAAAGGGCTGGAGCTTACTGTTGTAGTTTCTTGAAATTTTCCTGCAACAAAAAATGGTCGTTTCTGAACATTTTCTGCAGATAAAAAAGGCATTTTTCCACCTTGAGAATCTTCAATGAGGCAGCTTGTAGCATGTGGCAGCAGAGTCTGACAACAACTAGATCGGGATGGAGACAAAGGACAATTTGACTCCAATTTCTGCAACTGCAACTGTGCAAAAATTCCTCGGGTTTTGATTTCATCCATCAATTCCCTTTGCTTTATATACAAGCGATGCAGCTCCCCGACCTAAGAGAGCAACAGAAAAAGTTGATGTAAACCTCAAATTCATAATATATGTCAACGAATATGCTAACACTTCTAAAATTAAAAGGAATCTCCTCTTAGTTTAATATGTAGTACCTCAActatcaataaaaaaatttctagcaaaatgttattttagaaaaataaaacattaaagTTGTCGACTTGTCATTTGAGGAGACGACTGCCCCTGACTCAGACTGTATACCACAATTCCGAAACAAAAAGAAGAATACCAACCCCTGCAATTATGACTGTACAGTCCCCACTTCAAAGATTGAAAGCTTGTAAATATATACCTGGAATCTGAATGTGGCATCATGATTTTGAATTATCTGTCTCAATACATCTTTGTCATACCCTAAATACTGTTCGAGAGTATATGACGGCAACAATACCTTGGCGCCTTGACCCTCCACATAATTATGATCGCCATTGAATAAGTGCCATGAAAATCCATTAGCACATACATTACGATCCTTAGCAAGGTAATATACAGGGACATAGCTTGTACACTGCATAGCTGCAATATGTACAATGGACATTTAAGTGAATGGACATAGACCTACTAAAATTTGTGACAAACAGGTGGATTCCCTTGAAGTACTGTTTGGCACATTCTTTTCATAAACAAAAGGTAAACTTCAACttaaatgattgaaaataaGCGTTGTTTGTTAGCAACAACTTCTCACATAAGCTCAATCTCAAAGGAAGTAAACCGTTTGAAACTAGCTAGAATTTATTTACCCATAGATCATTTTCTGCGGTCATAGCAACTTTTTCCTTTAGAAATTACATACGCGTAAACACGCTTCTCACTTGTAATACGAAGAACGAGAAATTTATCTGGGATTAATATCCAAGATGTACATGTGCATGTAATCGGACATTAACTTACAAAGACCAATACATGACCACCTAATATCACCTTAATGAACTATAATGGGGTTGTGTCTGCAGAATTCCAACTTGTGACCTTGTACGATGATAATATGTTACATACCCCATTTTCCAAAACATCAAGCTGATTTTAAAAATGATCAGctcaaaaaaatacaaaaaaaaagccATTTTGTGAGTAACATACATTGATGGGAGGACGAAATAGAAATTCAAACAAAGCATCTGCACAAATGCATAGACTTATGCATCACTCTCAATCTTTTCCTGTTCACGAGAATTATCATTATGGAGGCAAAGCATTtccacaaaaaaaaatattaaaataaacttgaaataaactACTGAAAGTTacattttttgaaaatgaacACGATAGAGAGCCCAGCAAACTCACATAAAACCAACTGCTTCAAAGATTCATATTTATAATACAAAAACCGAACAAGATTCTTAATAAGCCATTCATAATTTAAGCTAAACTTTGCATTTGACAgctaatattacaaaaataaatttgaGAAGCAAGAAATACCAGTAATAAGGTTCTATTTCTTGGCATTAGGCCAAGATTTAGCATACAAAATCAGATTGTGTGAATATGAGAAATGACAAAACAATATTCTGCATACCCACAAAGTAAGAAAAGATATATCAGACACAAAGAATTCGACATGGAAAAAACAAAAGACAGAcataaaaaatcaatttattcATCATTATCGAAGCATCTTCTCACATTCACGGATCAAATCATCAAAAC includes:
- the LOC140810108 gene encoding uncharacterized protein isoform X2, with the protein product MQCTSYVPVYYLAKDRNVCANGFSWHLFNGDHNYVEGQGAKVGELHRLYIKQRELMDEIKTRGIFAQLQLQKLESNCPLSPSRSSCCQTLLPHATSCLIEDSQGGKMPFLSAENVQKRPFFVAGKFQETTTVSSSPFLTKANFNGIEATPFRSKIHDIQILDLEIPAYLCHDSGREQVEEESFSARRVISDIHPPKKTSYLIDLNKPAFLGPMTSSSSAPSEPCGDNIVNGNSSFSGEETKPELVLYKHCRLVNCQGSSAEKTSSWDIDLNSTPLSCISETEITFESIENINEEIKVGDSENAGIISFNKMNLKACASTEIDISSSEGISKDIQIEAPLFSKQVEGESVMELDMIGAETLIMISTSRIGQYTKNSSSEPVGNSNKTLYWFADVVASVDQEIEIITTTQSLQVDVHNFYVEKEKETGKIVGSLERDRVNRTKQHKNLRKIGLLERNASKNACATPGKCYKLQHLDVIQKSLDSKLRHQPRTHYKQGFLQKCLDGWGKIRKRQEGHRRRASKFLVIS
- the LOC140810108 gene encoding uncharacterized protein isoform X1 — its product is MQCTSYVPVYYLAKDRNVCANGFSWHLFNGDHNYVEGQGAKVLLPSYTLEQYLGYDKDVLRQIIQNHDATFRFQVGELHRLYIKQRELMDEIKTRGIFAQLQLQKLESNCPLSPSRSSCCQTLLPHATSCLIEDSQGGKMPFLSAENVQKRPFFVAGKFQETTTVSSSPFLTKANFNGIEATPFRSKIHDIQILDLEIPAYLCHDSGREQVEEESFSARRVISDIHPPKKTSYLIDLNKPAFLGPMTSSSSAPSEPCGDNIVNGNSSFSGEETKPELVLYKHCRLVNCQGSSAEKTSSWDIDLNSTPLSCISETEITFESIENINEEIKVGDSENAGIISFNKMNLKACASTEIDISSSEGISKDIQIEAPLFSKQVEGESVMELDMIGAETLIMISTSRIGQYTKNSSSEPVGNSNKTLYWFADVVASVDQEIEIITTTQSLQVDVHNFYVEKEKETGKIVGSLERDRVNRTKQHKNLRKIGLLERNASKNACATPGKCYKLQHLDVIQKSLDSKLRHQPRTHYKQGFLQKCLDGWGKIRKRQEGHRRRASKFLVIS
- the LOC140809629 gene encoding flavin-containing monooxygenase FMO GS-OX-like 9, which translates into the protein MVCSRAISKKVCVIGAGPSGLVTAREMRNEGHDVVVLEQNHDVGGQWLYNPKVEDEDPLGKNDSLKLHSSMYSSLRVASPREIMGFTDFPFVIKKDRDVRRFPGHREIFLYLQDFCEYFELREMIRFNTIVVNVETLEYPGVLGKDLKWVVRSKEAEKEVEEVFDAVVVATGHYSQPRLPKIKGMDVWRRKQLHSHIYRIPEPFKNQVVVVVGSSLSGQDISMELVDVAKKIHLSAKSLTISQGLSKVISKYDNLHLHPEIESLHEDGKVLFNDGSWVIADTIIYCTGYSYSFPFLDTKGIVAIDDDRVGPLFEHTFPPSLAPSLSFVGIPRKLIGFPFFEAQAKWIAQLLCGKRRLPSWDDMMLSIEEFYQSRDIAGIPKHYTHDIASFEYCDKYGDYIGFPHLEEWRKELCLSALRNAEINLETFRDVYHDDEEMLQKAYQSSHFTQIINWSHD